In one Drosophila pseudoobscura strain MV-25-SWS-2005 chromosome X, UCI_Dpse_MV25, whole genome shotgun sequence genomic region, the following are encoded:
- the Dic4 gene encoding mitochondrial dicarboxylate carrier, translating to MHKIVYKKNKEKPELRARCWSAGVASTIVACVVAPVDLVKTHMQTQKNKKGMLQTAGKVMRLRGPLGFYNGFSAAAVRQMTSTNIRFGIYEVGRHADVVPNSNLAKLGLSGFAGAAASICGIPMDLINVRMQNDMKLPNGERRNYRNIVDAFVRISREEGWRALYTGGTSAVLKAAVNTCGQIGLYDIVKTKLSTRFGMKDDIVLHFDSSLISSIFSTVISHPFDVLKTLMMNARPGQFPSISHALKHMMRFGKLGPFRGLAPTMLRKGPATVCLLVFYEQLRLRFGYVDTKKRD from the exons ATGCATAAAATcgtgtacaaaaaaaacaaggagAAGCCGGAGCTGCGCGCTCGCTGCTGGTCCGCCGGTGTGGCCTCCACGATTGTGGCCTGTGTGGTGGCGCCCGTGGACCTAGTGAAAACTCACATGCAGACCCAAAAGAATAAGAAGGGCATGCTCCAAACGGCTGGCAAGGTGATGCGACTGCGAG GGCCTTTGGGATTTTACAATGGCTTCTCGGCGGCTGCCGTGCGCCAGATGACCAGCACCAATATCCGTTTCGGGATATATGAGGTGGGCCGCCATGCGGACGTCGTGCCCAACAGCAATCTGGCCAAGCTGGGACTGTCGGGCTTTGCCGGAGCCGCGGCCTCGATCTGCGGCATACCCATGGATCTGATCAATGTCCGGATGCAGAACGACATGAAGCTACCGAACGGAGAGCGCCGCAA CTATAGGAACATCGTCGATGCCTTCGTCCGAATATCCAGGGAGGAGGGCTGGCGGGCCCTGTACACCGGTGGCACTTCGGCGGTGCTCAAGGCCGCGGTAAACACCTGTGGCCAGATAGGGCTGTACGATATT GTCAAGACCAAGTTGAGCACACGATTCGGGATGAAAGATGACATCGTTCTGCACTTTGATAGCTCTCTAATATCCTCGATCTTCTCCACGGTCATCTCGCATCCGTTCGACGTTCTCAAAACGCTTATGATGAACGCTCGACCCGGGCAATTCCCCAGCATTTCGCATGCCCTGAAGCACATGATGCGGTTTGGCAAGCTTGGACCATTTCGAGGACTAGCACCGACCATGCTGCGCAAAGGACCGGCCACAGTTTGCCTCCTCGTCTTCTACGAACAGCTGCGGCTGCGCTTTGGTTATGTGGACACCAAGAAGCGGGATTAG